GAGAGTCCTATATTAGACTCATTACCACATACTTGATGGAGTACACTGAAGACTGGGAGATTGAGAGAAGTTATATTCATCCACAAAAGCTTCAAGAGGTGATGGAAATCTATGAAGCGCAGCTTAAAGCTGCTTGATATGCAATGAAATATAAGGGACTGTAAAATAAACTGTGTAAACCACCTAAAGCCCTTAAAACCTTAGCGTGTATATTTTTGCATAATTTCACTGAAAAATATACAAAGCTGAGGATAGATTTCACTCCAGCTTCTGATTTTTGTATTACTCCATTTGTGCTGTACCTCCTGTGTGGCAAGATAAAGAAGCTTAAAAGCTGAATCGATGGTTGGAAAAGAACCCACAGACTTTGTTCTTTTTTTAATATTTGAATTTATCGATTCTATGGGATTTGTCGTATAAATCAGTTTTCTTATAGCTTGGGGATATTTAAAAAATGTAGATAGCTCATTCCAGTTAGATTGCCAAGACTGGGTAATATGGGGATATTTTTGACCCCATTTGTCATTAAAATTTGTAAGAGCAAGCTCTGCTTCTTCTTCGGTTGATGAAGTGTAGATACTCTTTAAATCTTTAGCTACCTCTTTTCTATCTTTCCAAGATACAAATTTTAGGCTATTTCTGATCTGGTGTACAATACATCTTTGAATTTCTGCCTTTGGATAAACTGCCTCTATAGCCTCTTTAAATCCATTTAGTCCGTCTATTGCAAATATCAATACATCTTCAACACCTCTGTTTTTTATCTCATTTAAAAGTGTTAACCACTGTTTAGAACTTTCATTTTCACCTATCCATATACCAAGAATATCTTTTTTCCCTTCAAGAGTTATGCCTAGCATTATATATGCAGCAATATTTTTAACTACTCTATCCACTCTTATTTTTAAAACTGTAGCATCCATAAATATTATCGGATATATTGCCTCTAGCGGACGACTATGCCACTCTTTTGCCTTATCTATTATTGCTTCTGTTATATTGGAAATTGTCTGAATAGAAAGTTCATACCCATATAAATCATCAAGATGGTGTTGAAATCTGTTCACTCATCCCTTTTGCATATAAAGACAAAATTAAATCTTCTGTCCCCTTTATGAGAGTCTGTCGCTTCTTGATAAGCTTTGGTTCGAAGGTAGCGTTTCTGTCTCTTGGTATCTTAACCTCTATATCCCCATATTTGGACTTTAAAGTTTTTTCACTGTATCCATTACGATAATTTGGATTATCTGAAACTTGATGCTTCTCATATCCTAAATGCTCAGTTAACTCTACTTCTGTAGCAGTCTGATAAACCTCTTTTAAAAGACCTTTGAATTCTTCCAAGATCTCATCAATATCTATCCCCTTTCCCTCTTTGATAGCTTTTTTTACCTCTTCTGTATTGATATACCTCATTGTGTAAATCCTTTTTATTCTTTAATTTTATCTAATCTTTTTATAAGGATTTACACAGTTATTTTTACACTCCCAAATATAACTTGCTGGGAAGGAAAATTGCGAATTTTTCTTGACATTATCCCAATAATTTTATTAGCCTCCTTGAGTGATTTGAAGTTATAGTGCCAGATACACTCTTCCTTGATGGTTCGGAAGAACCTTTCAATCATACCATTTTGTTCAGGAGTGTAGGGAGTAATAAATTCCTGAGTAAAATTATAATCTTTGATTGTTTTGGTGAATGATTTGCTGCTAAAAACTAGATCATTGTCGCTTCGTAATACAATGGGCTCTTTCAATCGCTGGAGTCTTCCGAAACGGTAGATTAGATCTTCTTGCAAAGCTGCCTCTGCTGTGTTTGCTTTACCGCTTTTTGAGAGTCTCCATCCAACGATTTCACAGGTACAAGTATCAATCATGCAAGCTAAAGTACTCCAGCCATCATTGATACTGTAGATGCGGGTCATATCGATTGCCCATCTTTGATTGGGATAGTGTGAACGTGAAGGCATCATTTTGGCTCTTGGCCTATGCCCTTTGGAACGCTTTCTTACCTGCCAACTTTTTAGTTGCAGAATGCACTGCACTGCTTTTTTGTTCATTCCAAGCAGCAAAGCTAAACGACGATAGCCATACGTTGGAAACTTTTCAATCATCTCTTTGACTTTTTTAACACGCCCTTCATCTAGTTTTTGCATTCTTTTAATTGGTTTATAATAAAAGCTCCTGCATGGAAGTTCAAAAAGAGAACAAAGCTTTGTGATGCTGATTGAGTAACCTTCACTTCTCATCTCGCTCTGAACTTGCATCACTTCTTCTCTTTTCCGAACAGAGCGTCGTACTTTTTTAATGCGATATTCTCCAATGTCAATTCACCGATGACTGCCTTCATATCTTTTATCTTCTCTTCATATATAGCAGCAATATCTTTAGGTCTGGCACGAAGCTGATTCTCCATATCTCTGCGTGCATCTTCCATCCACTCCTCTATTTCCCCAGGCGTCAAATCATACTTTCTCGCAACTTCAGTTACTGTTGTTTTTCCTTGAAAAATATCCATAACGATGGAAGCTTTCTTTTTTGCTGTAAAACGCTTTATCTCTTCTTGATTTTTATTTAATTTCTCCATTTTTGTTGACCCTTTTGTTTCTTACTCTTTATGTATTATATCCTGTGCAGTTGGGTGGGGTTAGGATAGGTCTTCCCTCGTTACTGTAGTATTTTTCAAACTCTTTTCCAAAAACAGTTCAATCTATTGTATCTGCCAAAGCAATAAGCGGATCGTTACTATCAAGCATATTCTCTTAAAGATGGATAAAAGAGATTTGGTTGGTTTGATTTAATAGTAGATTTAGCAAGCATTTTTTCATCCATCTCGACTAGAAGTTTCCTCTATCTTTATAGTTTATTAGTTGAAAATTATACCTTTTTACTACCTCAGATGCCCTTAAATTAGAGCTTTTTAAGGCTTTTAGGAGGGACTAATTAATGTGTATCTTACTCTCCATATTTTGCTGTCATTGGGTTTTATTTCCAGTAGTAAACCGTTGCTATCGCTTAATCTGTATATTTTGTCTTTAGGCTTTGAAATTTTAATTTTTCTATCGCTTAGAGGAGTTGCGATTCTGCACATTTTGAACCTCTTTTATTGAGTATAAAAATGATGCTTATTGAGTAATGAATGATTATACTCAATAACATACTCAAATTGCAATGAGTACGGGTAGTGTTTTTTGAGTATTGCTGAGAAGGCTTTTGTCTTGTTTTTGTCGATTTTAGGGATTTGAGGTATTTTTGAGAAAAACAAAAAGAATGCTCGGTGGGCTCGGCAGGACTCGAACCTGCGACCAACCGGTTATGAGCCGGTTGCTCTAACCAACTGAGCTACGAGCCCACCGAACATTCTTGTGGGGTTGTCGTCGCTTTGTTCCTCGGACGAGCCGGTTGCTCTAACCAACTGAGCTACGAGCCCGAAGCTCTTAATCAAGTACGGGTGGAATTATACAAAAAATTAAAACGAAATGCAAGTAGATGTTCCAAAATCCCAAATAAGATCATAAAATTTACAAAACTGCTCCCACCATAACTAAAAAGAGGAAGTGGTACTCCGACCACAGGGGCTAGTCCTATGGTCATAGCTATATTTACGCTCATATACATAAAAAGTAAAAGAGCGATGC
This Nitrosophilus labii DNA region includes the following protein-coding sequences:
- a CDS encoding DDE-type integrase/transposase/recombinase; protein product: MQVQSEMRSEGYSISITKLCSLFELPCRSFYYKPIKRMQKLDEGRVKKVKEMIEKFPTYGYRRLALLLGMNKKAVQCILQLKSWQVRKRSKGHRPRAKMMPSRSHYPNQRWAIDMTRIYSINDGWSTLACMIDTCTCEIVGWRLSKSGKANTAEAALQEDLIYRFGRLQRLKEPIVLRSDNDLVFSSKSFTKTIKDYNFTQEFITPYTPEQNGMIERFFRTIKEECIWHYNFKSLKEANKIIGIMSRKIRNFPSQQVIFGSVKITV
- a CDS encoding transposase, which codes for MEKLNKNQEEIKRFTAKKKASIVMDIFQGKTTVTEVARKYDLTPGEIEEWMEDARRDMENQLRARPKDIAAIYEEKIKDMKAVIGELTLENIALKKYDALFGKEKK